The genome window gttcttGCCATGGCTCCAAGATCTCCTATAAATTTAGATCTAGAGGGATTAATTCACTGATTTGGAGTGAtaaagataattttttattatttctttgaaATTAACATATAAAACTGAGAAATAAGCCCAATGATGACTGTCATGCTCGATATGATCCATTTAAAGTTACAGATCTCTAATCTTAAGCTCTTCCTCCTCATTCTGAGAAGTGTCATGTTCTGTGTTTATGCAAAGCAGACACAAGGCAAATGAGATTCATCAAGCAATGGCCTCATAAAGAAATATCCATCACAACTTAGTAATAGATTACGAGATACATGCACAACATTATGTCCTTGAAAACCTTGTGGAGGACAGCAAACTTGAGGTTTCTTGTGATGCTCGTAGAACTGTGTCATATATGGAAATCTTTAGGAGCTTAGTTAGGCTTAAAGAACTTGAGCTTGAGCCCGCTGTTCACCATGCTCCAAACACCTCCCATGGAGAAGGCTAAGCTGAAAGCTATGCCCATGATGCCAAGGCTCCAGTTAAGATACCAGTTGAAGCTAAATCTTTCAGGCTTCTTGATGCGAATCCACATGAAACAAGGGTAAGCAAAGGTGACAGGGAGAGTGAGACCACCCAAGAGGCCTGCAAGGCTGGAGAGGAAAGGAAGTGCTACTCCAATGAAGAATGAGATAAAGCCATAGAAGACTCGGAAGCCGGATCGGACCCAAACCGAGCAGGGTCGATTTGTTCTGCTGGTATAACCTGCTTCGAAGCTGTCAAACACAGGCATGGAGTATATCTGGAAGCTACTGAGGCAATTGAACACAACCAGGAGAAAAGTTGTTGCCAGAAGCCCCCTGGGGATGTCATGGCTGTGAAATGCGTAAAGAGCATTCAGCATTCCTCCTGCTGGCATCTGCAAAGATATAATCAACATGTGAGATGCATACACATGGATGAGTCCGCGAGAGAGCTAACTATAAGCATAATCCATAAGATCCTTCGAGGAACAGGTGGTGATAGGCATCACATATACTTGTCAAGGTATCATGGACTGCTGCTATACTTACAAGGTCACCATACGCCCAGAAGCCTCCAATGGCAATAGGAAATAAGCACATGGCTATCAGAAGATAAGCAACCTTAGCTCCCCTCCACATTGGAACATGTGCTGGATGTTTAAAGGTCGATGGCATCGTTGCCTGGAGATCAAAAAGCAGCAACAGTTCATTATCAAATCAAAAGAGGTGAACATAAACAATCTGAACCTTTTTCGGTCTCATACTGTTATCATGAAAATGCCTGTAGCTATCTCATTCAGCAGTTGAAGCTGAGTTCAGGAAGATAACTATTTGAGATCAGGAAATGAATACCTGAATTTCTAATGCGAGATTGTGTCCTCTGAACGCAAATGCTATAATGCCAAGGGCATTTAAGATTGAAAAAGCTGCTGCACCGAAAGAAGGTGATGCCATTGGCTGATAAGAGATGGAAGGTGGTCTTTCTTGGCTGACAGAGAGAAGCCAAGCCATAGTAGCATAAGTGATTGCTGTTACTGCTCCAATAAGTGAGAGCCCAGCAATGGAATTGAGGTTTGGGAGCTGAGACAGGACAATGCACAAGATTGTAAACACGAGATACCACTCGACAGTTGAAAGTGGGTTTGATGAACAAAGGGGTCCGCAGACTATCTGGAAAAACATCTTCATGGTTTCCCCTCCGATCAGAATCAATGCCGTTGCAGTCCCTGCCGATAAGTAAACTGTTGGGAATAAAGCGAGCCAGACACCTAACCTTTCTCCTGGAAGAAGACAAAGATAATGCGCTCATTACAAGTGGAAAAACCAGGTTCTCTAGGAAGTTCTGGTATATACATGCTCAATTTTTCTGGTATATTGATAAACATCTCCATCCTTAGTTGGATTTCAAAAATTTACATTTTTGCAGGACACACTGGCATCTCTTCCTCAATGTGGTTTAGGTACTTTTCGACAAGGCACAATGTGATAGCAATGGAAGAGAAAGTTCATTGCTTGGCAAAAAGAGCTCCAAGAGACAGAAAGGAATGTGCTGCTTATAACAGCATAATTCGTAATTCCAAACATCATTGCTACCACACAATGAAaaagatattaatattattaaccaCTCTTCATCATATTAACTCAATGCTTGAAATATATACAAAAGAATTGCATCATCACAAAATTACTTTTTCAAAGGTGGCTCTTAAATGAGTAGCTAAGCAAAGTTACATTATTTTGATCATTGATAAAATGCAGTTTGAGAACTGCacaaatatttattattagatcAATACAAAAGTATTTCCTCCACTTTGATGAATGAAATACTTCAAGACAATTATTTTATCCAATTTAGGATATCTAAAAGTACAAttctcgataagaaaagaacaagTTTTATTTTCAGTTTTATAGAGAAATGAACAGAAATTTGGGTGTAGCAAGAAATCGGCATGCTAAAAGGACAGCCAGAAATTTCCTACACTAGTGTGCAATCTTAGCTGATCACAATCATGGAGGCAAATGGTAACCTAATAACAAGGTTGGCATGTCTAAGAATCACAGACTGAACCAAGAATGAAGGAGAAGAGCAATCTTACCAAATGCAGCCTGCGCAAGCTCCACATATCTGTTGTATCTTCTTCCGGGCATGGCTTCATGTAGCTTGACGAGAATCCAGAGTGTGTAAAGTTGCCAGATGTAAGCAATGGTCAGAGCTACAATGCCCCAGCTCCTGAAGTCCAAGAAATGAAGCTTTACAATAGCATACAAAGAAAAATGTGACAACCAAGTTTATTCTTTTCATCATAACCTCTTCTGGTGAATAGCAGGTGTAAGGCTGCAAGCTTACCAGCAAATGGATTGCTAACTCTGCAATTATTTTAGTAATGTAATTCATGGTGTTATGAATTGCTGTACAACTAAGTTACTACCAACTTTAAGAAGGTCATTCTTCTCAGCCAAAATCTATCAGGAGTTGCAGAAAGACACAAACAGAGGATCTGTAAACTTGAAACATCTGCAGACATTCACATTTCTCATTCCTCTGATAAGGCAAAGCTATTTAGACAACCTTGTGTCTCCATTTGCCAAGGAAATTACTTAGCAGCATAATAACTCTGCTCTATAGAACTCCTTGCTAAAGCTCTAGACTGATGATAAATCAGATAACTTCAGTTAAAAGCTTGGGCTGTGTAAGCAACTGCACAAGGTGATTTGAGGGTGACATAAAGCTAACTCAAAGGAATGTGACATCAAAACAaccaaaacatcatgatatccgaTTCTGGTGCATTCCATCGATCCATCGATCTCATTCGACTCGTGACAAATCTAAGCTGGTGACAAAGCGCAATCAGATTCAGAACCATCACATCCATCCCACAGTATATGTAGTAACTTTTTGCCGTTTACCAATTGCCATGTACATGAGCATGATGCTGAAGAGTATTATCACCGTGGGTTTTCGAAGCAGGCTTCGACCATTGTGGCCGATAATATGCTATGATGTTGTACTCTAAGCAACCAGTAAAGGAGAACCAAAAGAGATAATACAGTATTAAGCAGGTAGAGAGaaggaaagaggaggaagaaggtgaCCATCCGAGGAAGGCGAAGGCGACGGGAAGGAGGAGGGCCTGGAAACCGATGCCGGCGTTGAGATTGTGGAAGGCAGCGTAGTGGGCGTTGCCGTTGCGGGACTCGGTGATGGGGAGCCAGGCATCCTGGGGGTTAAGCTTCGTCAGGTGGCCTACCTCCTCCAGGTATCCCCTCAGGTTCACCAGCACGCGCTTCATGGGCGTCCCCACCGCCGACGAGATGGACGGGCTCAGAAACCGCGGCGATATCATCGCCGGCGTCGGCGTCCACGACTTGGCCGAGTTGGAGCCGGCGGCCCCGGCCCCGGCTACTGACGCGCCACCCGGCGGTCGCGGCGACCGCAGGCCCGTCGGTGTCACAGTCTCCGGCGTCGAGACTCCCCGCGGGGTCGCCGGGATCGAGACCAGCTCCGTCTCCAGCCCTGGCGCCACCCCCATTCCCCTTTCCTCCATCTGCTCTCTCATGCTCGCTCCCCCTGTGTGAGCTGTGAGAAGTGAGCCGAGGAGTGCGTCGAGTAACGAAGAAATGAACGAGGAAGCAGTCCATATTTATTGGTGTTTTCACCGTACTATAAAATGACTAAATTGTCCCTCCGATGTCCATATGGGTTTATCTAATCTCCCCAGGACCGCTTTGGATTCGTTTTCCTCGTTACTTTACGTGACATCATC of Musa acuminata AAA Group cultivar baxijiao chromosome BXJ1-7, Cavendish_Baxijiao_AAA, whole genome shotgun sequence contains these proteins:
- the LOC103993088 gene encoding lysine histidine transporter-like 8, with protein sequence MREQMEERGMGVAPGLETELVSIPATPRGVSTPETVTPTGLRSPRPPGGASVAGAGAAGSNSAKSWTPTPAMISPRFLSPSISSAVGTPMKRVLVNLRGYLEEVGHLTKLNPQDAWLPITESRNGNAHYAAFHNLNAGIGFQALLLPVAFAFLGWSWGIVALTIAYIWQLYTLWILVKLHEAMPGRRYNRYVELAQAAFGERLGVWLALFPTVYLSAGTATALILIGGETMKMFFQIVCGPLCSSNPLSTVEWYLVFTILCIVLSQLPNLNSIAGLSLIGAVTAITYATMAWLLSVSQERPPSISYQPMASPSFGAAAFSILNALGIIAFAFRGHNLALEIQATMPSTFKHPAHVPMWRGAKVAYLLIAMCLFPIAIGGFWAYGDLMPAGGMLNALYAFHSHDIPRGLLATTFLLVVFNCLSSFQIYSMPVFDSFEAGYTSRTNRPCSVWVRSGFRVFYGFISFFIGVALPFLSSLAGLLGGLTLPVTFAYPCFMWIRIKKPERFSFNWYLNWSLGIMGIAFSLAFSMGGVWSMVNSGLKLKFFKPN